The Venturia canescens isolate UGA chromosome 10, ASM1945775v1, whole genome shotgun sequence genome segment CTCGAAACATAAGACTCACTGCCTCGTGTGTCAAAGAGAAtaaatttagttttttttataatgccTTAACAAGACAAAATTCCTTCCTACGACCCGTCAAAAAATATGCAAACCTCCAACTTGGCGCAACATCGTACGCTGTACCAAAAGAACTGAGTTCTTTGACTGTACGTTCGCTGTCAGTACTCAGTACGTCATAGTAAAACAGctgattgttttatttttataacgcaCATAcacagtaagaaaaaaaaaccaggaacgaaaaaataagagacgCACAAAAACAGTGGAATAGTGGTATCGATTATCGTGAAGGGGTATTTATCTGGGACATTGCTCTCTCTCATGCTCTTTCGGAGGTTAAAAAATGTGGTGTAAATACAATCGCAGTAAACAGAAGTGTACATAACAGAGAGTTTGAAAGAGCGACAAGGTCGCAAACAATATTAAGCGTTCCGTCAAGCAAATGACTCGAAAATCTTAAAGTGCACGATTCAgtaaaatacatatttttttttcattcaactttcgtCATGTCTGTCACGAGCGATCAAACAAACAATGGCGGTTCAAAACAATCGATCAGAAGACTCGAAATTCCaataagtaaatttaacgATGTGGCGATACCGCATCATTTGGACTTGCTCAGACATCACAAAAACAATATTaaaaaagtgaggaaaaaaatcgctataATAAGCATgaactgaaaaattcatcaaaattttattcatcatcCATGATTTTATCCACTTTGTAGTATCAAAGAATGCGCAATTGGGAACTAGTTAGAAAGGAACAAATCAATGCTGCTAGATTGACCAAGCAGATGGAACAGTTACTCTATGAAATGGACACTCTTAGATCTCAAGTACGGGATGAAGATATTGACAAATTTGACAAACTCACCTTCAATTCTAGAACCAGCACTATTGCAGCAATCAAAGAATATCTTGGTAATGAATTAGGATACTTTTGATGAATGATGAACAGACTAACAATTTTACTGCAAAAATATGGTTCCTCGGTTTCCTCAAATCAGGTTCCTAAAAATTTTAGTACAAAAGTATGGAAGGCGATTGAATTGTATGAGCAGAagcaacaaaatttcgaagatcattttttcaagcatGTTTTGTATTGATACTTTTGTGATAATTATTGGTACCAAAATATCTtgagcaataaaaaatgtgctCGGAAAAACAATTGCTTATGCAACTGTGAACAAAAAAGATTATGGATAGAACAAAAGtagaaataagaaattttgtttAGATCTACTGTGAATCTGACAAGTGAAACCTGCACGAGgacaaccatttttttcatcccctaaaatttattcattgaaaAGTGTTGAGACAGAAACGTTGTGAATTTTTGTAACTGTAATGAAGTATTTACTTGTAGAGTTATCATTCGAACCGCCGTCGGCCACATCATCCAGACCTGAATCACCCAAAAATGAAGATCAAAATGCCACAGACCCACTTGAGCAACGTCAAATTGACCTGCACGCAGAAGAGGAAGATTTGGAAAGACAAAAAGCCTGTTTGCATGCTTGGAATTCTCTGCAACAAGATTTGCAACAGTTACATCAGTTGTTTGTCGACTTCAATCAAATAATAATGGTAGGTTTTTAAATGATCACTATAATGATCAAGGTTggtcaaaaattaaattctgtaataaaaccatttttcccATCCAACTGAGGGCTTTGAAGATTTCAAGTATTGCAACCTGCTCGATTTATCacttttttaacaaaattttctctAATCCAGGATCAAcgtgaacaaattgaaaatgtaGAAAATAATGTAGTCACAGCAGACATAAATGTGCAACAAGGTGTGAAATGTCTCGAAAAAGCATCAAAGTACAAAGCAGCGATTTATCCAGTAGCCGGAGCACTGCTCGGCACTTGTCTCGGTGGTCCAGTGGGACTCGTAGCAGGATTAAAACTAGGTGGTCTAACAGCTATCGGTGGGGGCCTTTTAGGCAAGTTTTTCTCGAGTGTTGATTTTCGGTTCATGAAAACTAATCGTTATTGGCTTtgagtaatttaaaaaaatttgaattctcattgttattactCTGAAAAATCTGTTTGTGCTTAAGTTACAATTTTATCTCCAGAAATTGAGgatgtttcaaaatttaatattttgcaatttttttccactcgcaGGATTCACTGGAGCAACATTACTGAAAAAACGCCAATTGGCGATAAAGCAAGAAAGCGAAATAGAGTTGAAAGCacaagaagaaacaaggaaaaataatCTCACAAATTCGACAACAAGCTTGCAATCTTTGACTGTggattccaaaaaaaaattgtgacaaAAGGCTAAAAGTAATGCAAATAATCAAAAACTCGACTCGTGCTATCTACTCTGATCTGACAATCCTCGATTTTTTAGGACCTGCTTCAACGAAATTTACTCATAATTCTCACATTCTTTTCACATGAAATTATGACAATTTCCCACCAAATCGCTAGTAGCTGTGATTCGCGCCTAAAAATATCGTACTCTATTTTATATACGAAAGCACATAAGTTTGCTTTTTGGAATGGTgatcgactttttttgtaaatcgatCGATAAGcggtcaaatttttattctgatATATATGTACATCACGTTGTATTATGATGAGTGATAGAATTTGCAAAAGAATTCATATAGGATATTCGAATAAACCGATAAAAACTATTATTAATACAATGCATCTCCCTTACACGAATTAggttacgaaatttatttcgcgTATTCCCGCCTTGAGAATTGACGTCGGAAATGTAGGAATTTATTGTTTACTGGCGGTTTTTTCTCtgaaagtttccaatttttcctaattttttagttttcacTCATTGATTGATAAATGAAGGCGAAATATGGtcccaaatttcaaaaagagCAATGCGAAAAAATTTTGCTGACATGTCTAACCTTATTTTGGTGTCCGCGGGATTTCGAATGAAATGTTACGTTCCGATTTCGTGT includes the following:
- the Syx17 gene encoding syntaxin-17 — translated: MSVTSDQTNNGGSKQSIRRLEIPISKFNDVAIPHHLDLLRHHKNNIKKYQRMRNWELVRKEQINAARLTKQMEQLLYEMDTLRSQVRDEDIDKFDKLTFNSRTSTIAAIKEYLELSFEPPSATSSRPESPKNEDQNATDPLEQRQIDLHAEEEDLERQKACLHAWNSLQQDLQQLHQLFVDFNQIIMDQREQIENVENNVVTADINVQQGVKCLEKASKYKAAIYPVAGALLGTCLGGPVGLVAGLKLGGLTAIGGGLLGFTGATLLKKRQLAIKQESEIELKAQEETRKNNLTNSTTSLQSLTVDSKKKL